The genomic segment TTAAAAAGCAATCAGGTTTCAAGGTAGAATACGGTCCTGTCAGGTCTGAAGATCTGCCAGATTATCTTAAAACCCATAAAGCAGATCCTGAGATGAGAAAGGTGCACTTTACTTTACCTGACCGGGTTGTTCTGATCCCTGTCGATTTTGTTAAGGTACTGCTGCCGATGATCTTAGCTGCATTCTTATTATTCCTGGTTGGAGAGTACCTGATGGCTGCTGGTATTGTAGTAGCTGTTATGGCTGGTGTCGTCCTGTTTCCTATCCTGCTGCCCTGGCTTCCTACTTCTGATTTTAGCTCAAAGGGTTTCATTTTGGGCGGGTTGGTAGCTCTTGCTTTTGCTGCGTTCTCTTTTTTTGGAGATCCGCAGGTTCCAGGCTGGCTGAGAGCCGGTTGGGTTTTTATATATATGTTACTCCTGCCGCCTATAACTGCATTTCTGGCATTGAACTTTACAGGTTCAACCACTTTTACATCTGTGACCGGGGTCAGGCGTGAGATTTTCACGTATGTCCCGGTCATGGGCTATATGTTTGGATCTGGTTTCTTACTGATGATCATCCTGACATTGATCCAAATATCTGGAGGACTGTGATGTTTAATTCATATGAGTCTAACACCCTCGATTACAACCCCGATATGTGTATCAACTGTGGGATGTGCAGTATTGTCTGTCCCCATGGAGTGTTCTCACCAGATGAGAACGTTGCCCGATTAGTGGATCCCCGGTCATGTATGGAATGCGGTGCATGCCAGCTCAACTGCCCTACTGGTGCCATCTCTGTTGACAGCGGTGTAGGATGTGCAAATGCCATGATCCTGGCTGCTCTGAAGGGTACAAAGGAAGTTTCATGCGGCGGCGACGATTCTAGCTGTTGTAAATAAAAGCAGGTAACATATGAGAATATGGGACATCCCACCTGAGAAATTTTGCAGAAACCACCTGCTGGGTGAACACAGGGAACTCCATGCCGTCTGGTCCATATTGACGAAGGGTAAGAAGGCATACTCTAATCATCCTGAGACCCTGAGATGGAAAGGTAAGCTTAAATCCCTGTATCTGAGGCATGAGATGCTGGTACAAGAAATGAAGAATAGAGGATATAATCATTATACTCCGCTGCCGGTCGAGTTGGCCACCGGGGATGATATACAAAATCAATTTGTTAACTCGTATGATGAACAGATTAAAATTCTGCAGAATAAGGGTTGTGGATGTAAAGTTTAATAAAAAATACCTGATTTCAGAATGGGTGATTAAGATGATAAATGACCTGATATTAAAGAACAGAAGCTATAGGCGATTTTTTCAAGATAACGCTATCGAAATTGAAACCTTAAAAGAACTTGTCGAGCTGGCCCGGCTGTCTGCATCCGGAGCCAACCTGCAACCTTTAAAATTCATTATTTCAAATGATCCAGAAAAAAATGCTCTGATATTTCCCCACCTGGCCTGGGCCGGTTATCTCAAGGACTGGGCAGGTCCGGAAGAAGGGGAACGTCCGGCAGCCTATATTATAATTTTAGGTGATGCTAAAATCAGCAAGAACTTTGGTGTGGATCACGGCATTGCAGCACAGAGCATAATGCTTGGTGCTGTGGAAAAAGGGTTTGGGGGCTGTGTAATAGGTTCAATCCAGCGGGAGGGACTTCGAGAAGCTCTTACCATACCTTTCCAATACGAGATCCTGCTTGTACTGGCTCTGGGTAAACCAAAAGAAACCGTTGTAGTCGAAACGGCAGTGCAGAACGGAGATATCAAGTATTGGCGGGACGGTAATGGAATTCACCATGTACCAAAGAGACCATTGGACGAACTCGTCATTGGGTAAAAATTCTCCAGTCCGTACCGGTACAGCTTCAATATAGCCCCAATCATCAATATATGAACATTGCTGCAACTAATTCTCATAGTTTGAAAAATTGATGGGGGCAATGTACCTATCATTTCAATAACTTGAGACACTACTTATAGTAAAAAAACCTATCACTACAACCACGACCAATATTACCAGCAATACAAATGGCAGCAAAACTGCGATCGCAGATCTGAGAGTTGATATGTTATGAACGTATGTTCCACCAACAATGTCGAGATAGAGCTCATATAGGCCTGCTAACATTCCTACTATAGGTATCCAGGCAAATAAGCTTACAGCACTGGAATAAGATAATATCCTTACAGTTCCCTCGTAACTACCAGTACCGCCCACGATCTTAAACAGAATAAATAGAATCGCTCCAAAAATGAATAATCCGATTATACCCATAATGGGGATAATGATAATATCTGAAATAGCACTCATAATAGTAAATTCAGTTGCCATTACAGTTGAACCGCCCAGCATGGACATATTTCCTGTCAGATTAAAACCAATTTTATTAATCAGTATTGATATAATTGCTGAACCAATACCCAATACGATAAGATTGATTGCAGCAAACTTTAACGGTTCACTATATCCACCCTCTTTAGGCATACTTTCATAAAAGGCTGAAGGACTGGTAATAACCTTCTTCCAAGTATCGACAAAATTATCCATAATCATTTCCCCCTTTTTGATTTCTTATATAAGAGACGCCCCCTCTTATAACAAACATAAATCATTTATGATCGCACAGGAAAATATAATGGTATATTTTCTGTACTCAAATAAATTATTAGTTCAAAGCTATATAATGTTTTTGAATGAATTCACTCATTTTTCACTGAAATCCATCGCTTTATTGCGACAGTATTGACGTCAGCAAAGAAACCGGGAAATCCAGGTCTACAAGAGTATAGGAAAGTGGACGAAAGAGATGGAAAACTATTGAATTTTGTGGATCCTTGCAGAGGTCTGGTTCGTAAGAAATAACTGGAAAATTGGATAGTGCCTGTTTGCACCTGACCCGAACGAACACCTAATCAAAACTGAACCTGGATATGGCTAACCCAAAAAAGATAATGGTCATAAGCACCAGCACACCGACCTCTTTCAAGATACCGACGAGCCCGAGGTCGAAATATAACAGGTCATAGAACCCATCCATGGCCCATGCTGTGATGGTCAGGCGGGCAATGTCCTGCATAAACTGGGGTTCAATGAAGA from the Methanosarcinales archaeon genome contains:
- a CDS encoding carbon monoxide dehydrogenase, producing the protein MSDISDIITLSTRSEIQPANSGITLLDHWDHLKARWGVNRSGHRVEPGLYALCSPAPDSPVLVTANYTLSFDKLRSSLKGIDCYILVLDTRGINVWCAAGKGTFGTGEMVHRIKATGLHDVVNHRVLILPQLGATGVAAHEVKKQSGFKVEYGPVRSEDLPDYLKTHKADPEMRKVHFTLPDRVVLIPVDFVKVLLPMILAAFLLFLVGEYLMAAGIVVAVMAGVVLFPILLPWLPTSDFSSKGFILGGLVALAFAAFSFFGDPQVPGWLRAGWVFIYMLLLPPITAFLALNFTGSTTFTSVTGVRREIFTYVPVMGYMFGSGFLLMIILTLIQISGGL
- a CDS encoding ferredoxin family protein, which codes for MFNSYESNTLDYNPDMCINCGMCSIVCPHGVFSPDENVARLVDPRSCMECGACQLNCPTGAISVDSGVGCANAMILAALKGTKEVSCGGDDSSCCK
- a CDS encoding pyrimidine dimer DNA glycosylase — encoded protein: MRIWDIPPEKFCRNHLLGEHRELHAVWSILTKGKKAYSNHPETLRWKGKLKSLYLRHEMLVQEMKNRGYNHYTPLPVELATGDDIQNQFVNSYDEQIKILQNKGCGCKV
- a CDS encoding nitroreductase family protein, encoding MINDLILKNRSYRRFFQDNAIEIETLKELVELARLSASGANLQPLKFIISNDPEKNALIFPHLAWAGYLKDWAGPEEGERPAAYIIILGDAKISKNFGVDHGIAAQSIMLGAVEKGFGGCVIGSIQREGLREALTIPFQYEILLVLALGKPKETVVVETAVQNGDIKYWRDGNGIHHVPKRPLDELVIG
- a CDS encoding YIP1 family protein: MDNFVDTWKKVITSPSAFYESMPKEGGYSEPLKFAAINLIVLGIGSAIISILINKIGFNLTGNMSMLGGSTVMATEFTIMSAISDIIIIPIMGIIGLFIFGAILFILFKIVGGTGSYEGTVRILSYSSAVSLFAWIPIVGMLAGLYELYLDIVGGTYVHNISTLRSAIAVLLPFVLLVILVVVVVIGFFTISSVSSY